In Candidatus Binatia bacterium, the following are encoded in one genomic region:
- a CDS encoding protein kinase gives SAMPQLTETGAILGTASYMAPEQIRQQTVDHRADLFALGAILYEMLTGRRAFDGPTPMDRMSAILNVTPAPLSASTERQTPGITALVERCLDKEVETRFQSASDLAFALGLIEAASLRSTGSASAEPGGGAPIDATGAIESQPGPADLLFHRITYRQGSIMSARFTAEGHSVYLCAAWDGRPAELFQAHPGNPELRSLGYPGTDILAVSRSGEMAVSLRRRARGGFVYTGMLARMPVGGGPREILDDVREADWSPDGRQLVVLREEGGFEQIEFPIGKVLYRTPGWVTNMRMAPDGKTIAFLDHPLRGNDAGGPSVLDLSGQVKHLSTNWSSSRGLTWSPDGREILFTAFRSGGGRSLWGVTPDGRERLLLRVPGHMTVLDVTRQGLVLFINENERLRSEFLRVGEAAPTEMSWLDWTLPRALSEDGSRALLEESGVAGGEMHSTYIRDTDGSPAIRLGDGSALDLSPDGLWAMAVVGTTPDAVQLYPTGAGETRVLSVPGLDVMAGQWLRDGSICINAHEPGRGLRLHRLDPSTGEARAFSEEGLSWHEIMAAPDGSMVAAMGPERHTKLYPLDGSPPVSVPEITSADRAVRWSPDGAALIVFGRGQLPGKVFRVDLASRRREVMRELTPSDPTGVEGLTGVRISGDGTGFIYGYMQRLSQLYIVEGLFRQAS, from the coding sequence CCTCCGCCATGCCGCAGCTCACCGAGACGGGCGCCATCCTCGGGACGGCAAGCTACATGGCCCCCGAGCAGATCCGCCAGCAGACCGTGGACCATCGCGCGGACCTCTTCGCCCTGGGCGCGATCCTCTACGAGATGCTGACGGGCCGCCGCGCGTTCGACGGGCCGACCCCGATGGACCGGATGAGCGCGATCCTGAACGTCACGCCCGCGCCGCTCTCCGCTTCGACCGAACGCCAGACGCCCGGGATCACCGCGCTCGTGGAGCGATGCCTGGACAAGGAAGTCGAGACGCGATTCCAGAGCGCGTCCGATCTGGCGTTCGCCCTGGGGCTGATCGAGGCCGCGTCGTTGCGTTCGACCGGATCGGCCTCGGCAGAGCCCGGTGGTGGCGCGCCCATCGATGCGACCGGCGCCATCGAATCGCAGCCCGGCCCGGCGGATCTCCTGTTTCACCGCATCACCTATCGCCAGGGCTCGATCATGTCGGCCCGCTTCACGGCCGAGGGTCACTCGGTCTATCTCTGCGCGGCCTGGGATGGCCGGCCGGCGGAGCTGTTCCAGGCCCACCCGGGAAATCCCGAGCTGCGGTCGCTGGGATACCCGGGCACGGACATTCTTGCGGTCTCGCGCAGCGGCGAGATGGCCGTCTCCCTGCGCCGCCGGGCGCGCGGAGGTTTTGTCTACACCGGCATGCTCGCCCGCATGCCCGTGGGCGGCGGCCCGCGCGAAATCCTCGACGACGTGCGCGAAGCCGATTGGAGCCCGGACGGCCGTCAGCTGGTCGTCCTCCGGGAAGAGGGCGGCTTCGAGCAGATCGAGTTTCCCATCGGCAAGGTTCTCTACCGCACGCCGGGCTGGGTCACCAACATGCGTATGGCGCCCGACGGCAAGACGATCGCCTTCCTGGATCATCCGCTGCGCGGCAACGATGCCGGAGGCCCCTCGGTGCTGGACCTCTCGGGCCAGGTGAAGCACCTGTCGACCAACTGGTCCAGCTCCCGCGGCCTCACGTGGTCGCCGGACGGACGCGAGATCCTGTTCACGGCCTTTCGCAGCGGAGGCGGCCGGTCGCTGTGGGGCGTCACGCCGGACGGACGAGAGCGACTTCTTCTGCGCGTGCCCGGTCACATGACGGTGCTCGACGTGACCCGCCAGGGACTGGTGCTCTTCATCAATGAAAACGAGCGGCTGCGCTCCGAATTTCTTCGGGTGGGGGAGGCCGCGCCGACCGAGATGAGCTGGCTGGATTGGACATTGCCCCGCGCCTTGTCTGAAGACGGGAGCCGCGCGCTCCTGGAAGAGTCCGGCGTGGCCGGCGGTGAGATGCACAGCACCTACATCCGCGACACCGACGGAAGCCCCGCGATCCGGCTGGGGGATGGCTCCGCGCTGGACCTCTCTCCGGACGGACTTTGGGCCATGGCGGTGGTCGGCACCACCCCCGATGCCGTGCAGCTCTATCCCACCGGCGCCGGCGAGACGCGGGTGCTCTCGGTGCCCGGCCTCGACGTGATGGCCGGCCAGTGGCTGCGCGACGGCTCGATCTGCATCAACGCCCACGAGCCCGGCCGCGGGCTGCGTCTGCACCGGCTGGATCCCTCGACCGGCGAGGCCCGCGCGTTCAGCGAGGAGGGCCTCTCCTGGCACGAGATCATGGCCGCGCCCGACGGCTCCATGGTCGCGGCGATGGGACCCGAACGACACACCAAGCTCTATCCCCTGGACGGCTCCCCACCGGTCTCCGTTCCCGAGATCACCTCCGCCGATCGGGCGGTGCGATGGAGCCCCGATGGCGCCGCCCTGATCGTTTTCGGACGCGGCCAGCTGCCGGGCAAGGTCTTTCGCGTCGATCTCGCGTCCAGGAGACGCGAGGTGATGCGGGAGCTGACACCGTCGGATCCGACGGGGGTCGAGGGCCTGACGGGGGTCCGGATCTCCGGCGACGGGACCGGCTTCATCTATGGGTACATGCAGCGCCTGAGCCAGCTCTACATTGTGGAGGGACTGTTCCGGCAGGCGTCGTGA